The Acidobacteriota bacterium genome contains a region encoding:
- a CDS encoding PIN domain-containing protein, with the protein MTRVYWDTMLFAYLTEGNPEFGPTVRATRQAMLERGHRLCASMFTLCELAVLPTKRDDLAAIEALQDLFSSTALDVLPLRPDAVPHFARLRATTGVSTPDALHLAIAAAAKVDVFLTNDRRLQKLHVPGIGFIAGLDAGLY; encoded by the coding sequence GTGACCCGCGTCTACTGGGACACAATGCTGTTTGCCTACCTGACGGAAGGCAACCCTGAATTCGGCCCCACGGTACGAGCAACCCGGCAAGCGATGCTCGAGCGCGGGCACCGGTTGTGCGCCAGCATGTTCACCTTGTGCGAACTTGCGGTGCTCCCAACCAAGCGGGATGACCTGGCCGCGATCGAAGCCCTACAGGACCTGTTTTCGTCCACGGCCCTGGACGTGCTCCCGCTGCGGCCCGATGCCGTACCGCATTTTGCGCGGCTGCGGGCAACGACCGGCGTCTCAACCCCGGACGCATTGCACCTCGCTATCGCTGCGGCGGCTAAGGTCGATGTGTTTCTGACCAACGACCGGCGGCTGCAGAAGCTGCACGTGCCTGGCATCGGCTTCATTGCTGGGCTGGATGCCGGGCTGTACTGA
- a CDS encoding efflux transporter outer membrane subunit, with translation MRRLSAIVVLALSACLAGCLLGPNYHRPAISAPAAYRGAAAATATPQAAASLGNEKWFTLFQDPVLQRLLRTAVANNYDVRIAAARVLAAQQQAGITRAGEFPFAAVDAGVTALRNPKTSKALPSYSTRFGRLNLDVLWNLDFWGKYRRATEAARDQWFATRWGQRAVVSSVVAQVAVAYFQLRELDAALAIAQKTIAARQDSLHLIQVLDHYGSASDLDVAQAQELESQAGETIPDLQRQIAQQENLLRTLMGENPGPIPRGAPLTAQPNPPSVPAGLPSALLDRRPDIRAAEMQLAAANAQIGVAKAALFPSITLTASGGVESYALNRLFSPAGRQWNVAGDLLQPVFAAGSLRAGVRLSEAQKQAMLLTYEQSIQNAFAQVSDALVGLQKDHQFRQQQQTLTQAAEKAEQLSQVLYQHGGGSFLQVLVAETNSFSAQLNLSQAELNERLALVALYNALGGGWQR, from the coding sequence ATGCGCCGGCTCTCTGCGATCGTTGTCCTTGCCCTGAGCGCATGCCTCGCCGGCTGTTTGCTTGGCCCCAACTATCACCGCCCGGCGATCAGTGCGCCAGCCGCCTATCGCGGCGCGGCTGCCGCCACGGCGACGCCCCAGGCCGCCGCCAGCCTCGGCAACGAAAAATGGTTCACCCTCTTCCAGGACCCGGTCCTGCAGAGACTCCTCCGCACCGCGGTCGCCAACAATTACGATGTCCGCATCGCCGCCGCGCGCGTGCTCGCGGCCCAGCAGCAAGCCGGCATCACGCGCGCCGGCGAATTTCCCTTCGCGGCCGTCGATGCCGGGGTTACTGCCCTTCGCAATCCCAAAACCTCCAAAGCTCTGCCCTCCTACAGCACCCGCTTCGGCCGCCTCAACCTTGATGTCCTCTGGAACCTCGATTTCTGGGGCAAATACCGCCGCGCCACGGAAGCCGCCCGCGATCAATGGTTTGCCACGCGCTGGGGTCAGCGCGCCGTCGTCTCCTCCGTGGTGGCTCAGGTAGCGGTCGCGTACTTTCAACTCCGCGAGCTCGACGCCGCGTTGGCCATCGCGCAGAAAACAATCGCCGCCCGCCAGGATTCGCTGCACCTGATTCAGGTTCTGGATCATTACGGCTCTGCCTCCGATCTGGATGTCGCTCAGGCGCAGGAGCTGGAATCGCAGGCGGGCGAGACCATCCCCGATCTCCAGCGCCAGATTGCACAACAGGAAAATCTGCTCCGCACTCTGATGGGCGAAAATCCCGGCCCCATTCCCCGCGGCGCTCCGCTCACCGCCCAGCCCAATCCACCTTCCGTTCCCGCCGGCCTGCCTTCGGCGCTGCTCGACCGCCGTCCCGATATCCGCGCCGCCGAGATGCAACTCGCCGCGGCCAACGCCCAAATCGGCGTCGCCAAAGCGGCGCTGTTCCCGAGCATTACGCTCACCGCCTCGGGCGGCGTCGAAAGCTACGCCTTGAACCGGTTGTTCTCACCCGCAGGACGCCAATGGAACGTCGCCGGCGACTTGCTGCAGCCGGTCTTTGCCGCCGGCAGCTTGCGCGCCGGTGTTCGCCTCAGCGAGGCGCAGAAACAAGCCATGCTGCTCACCTATGAGCAGAGCATCCAGAACGCCTTCGCCCAGGTTTCCGACGCGCTCGTCGGTTTGCAAAAAGACCACCAGTTCCGCCAGCAGCAGCAGACTCTCACGCAGGCGGCGGAAAAAGCCGAGCAGCTTTCCCAAGTTCTCTATCAGCACGGCGGCGGCAGTTTCCTGCAAGTGCTGGTTGCCGAAACCAACTCCTTTTCCGCCCAGCTCAATCTTTCCCAGGCCGAGCTCAACGAGCGCCTAGCGCTTGTCGCTCTCTACAACGCCCTCGGCGGCGGCTGGCAGCGGTAG